GATTATTCGTTTTGTTAGCTTCCTTTGATTCTCTAACCCATCTTGTAACCGTGCCTGGGACAATATCATGCTTTCTTGCTACTAAAGTTGCATTACCAACTTCCTCTACTTCTTTAACAATTTGACGTTTAAATTCTTCTGGATATCTTGTATTTTTGCTTCTCATTCTGGCAACCTCCTGTTGATTATATTTTACTATAATCGTGTGTGATTGTCCAAAACGGTTAGGGGGCTAAATAGGTGGGAATATGAGAAAAATTTAAAAATGTCTAAACAAGAAGTTAAAGAGGAGTATAAGCAAACAGAAGGTAATCCTCAGATTAAATCTAAAATAAGAGAAAAGCAAAGACAGATGGCTATGAGAAGAATGATGCAAGATGTGCCTAGGGCGGATGTCATTATTACAAACCCAACTCACTTTGCTATAGCCTTAAAATATGATAAAGAAATGTATGATGCACCATATGTACTTGCAAAAGGTGCAGACTTAGTAGCAGCAAAAATAAAGGAATTAGCTAAGGAGCATGAGATAGCAACAGTTGAAAATAAACCTCTTGCTCAAGCTTTATATAATACTGTAGAAATAGGTCAGACAATACCAGAGGAACTTTATCAAGCAGTAGCTGAAGTACTTGCGTATGTATACAGCCTAAAGTACTAGGAGGAGAACATTTATGAAACGCGGAGATGTTTCTGTAGCAATTGCAGTAATTGCAATAATATTGATAATAATAATTCCAATTCCTATGTGGAGTTTGGACATTCTATTAAGCTTTAATATATCTTTAGCTTTACTGATACTATTAATTTCCATGTATACAAAAGATGCACTCCAGTTTTCCATTTTCCCAACGTTATTATTGATAACAACTTTATATAGATTATCATTAAATATATCTACTACAAGATATATATTAAGCGAGGGCCAAGCGGGGGATGTTATAGAGGCTTTTGGAAACTTTGTAATACAAGGAAATGTTTTTGTTGGACTCATTATATTTCTTATTATAGTAGTTATTAATTTTTTAGTTATTACTAAAGGTGCAGAAAGAGTTGCTGAAGTTGCTGCTAGGTTTACATTAGATGCTATGCCTGGAAAACAGATGGCAATAGATGCGGATTTAAATTCAGGTCTTATTACAGAGCAAGATGCTAAAATTAGAAGAAAAGAAATTCAACAGCAAGCAGACTTTTATGGTGCTATGGACGGAGCCAGTAAGTTTGTTAAAGGAGATGCAATAGCTGGTATTGTTGTTACTTTAATAAATATTACTGGTGGACTGATTATAGGGGTTTTAGTTAATAAAATGCCTATGGGTGAAGCATTAGTTAGGTATACTCTATTAACAGTTGGTGATGGATTGGTAAGCCAAATTCCAGCATTATTAATATCTACTGCTACTGGTATAGTAGTAACAAGGGCTGCTTCAGAATCAAATCTAGGACAAGATGTATTGGCACAGTTATTTGGCAATAATCCAAAGCTAATGTATATAATTGGAGGAGTGTTATTATTTTTAGGAATAGTGACTCCTTTACCATGGCCTCCTTATGTAATTTTAGGTGTAACATTTATCTTTGTTGGATATTCTATGAACTCTAGCAAAAAGAAAAAAGAAACTGAAGAGATTGAAGTCTCTCAAACAGCTGAAATAGAGGAAATTAGAAAGCCTGAAAATGTAATGACCTTATTAAAAGTTGAAGATATAGAGCTTGAGTTTGGATATGGAATTATTCCATTAGCAGATATTAATCAAGGTGGAGATTTATTAGATAGAATTGTAATGATTAGAAGACAAATAGCTATAGAATTAGGAATGGTTGTTCCTATGGTTAGATTAAGGGATAATATTCAACTTAATCCTAATGAATATGTTATAAAAATAAAAGGTGTAGAAATCGCAAAAGGCGAGGTTTTATTTGATCATTTTCTAGCTATGGACCCTGGCACTGCTCAGGGTGATATTATTGGTATTGACACTATAGAGCCTGCTTTTGGGCTACCAGCAAAATGGGTAACAGACCATGAAAGAGAAAAAGCTGAAATTTTAGGATACACAGTAGTAGATCCACCCTCAATAATAGCAACACATTTAACTGAAATTATAAAGAGAAATGCAAGCGAGCTTTTAAGTAGACAAGATGTAAAAGCATTAGTTGATAACGTTAAAGAAGAACATCCTGCTTTAGTAGAGGAATTAGTGCCTAAGCTTCTTTCAATTGGAGAGATTCAAAAAGTGCTTATAAACCTATTAAGAGAGCAGGTATCTATTAGAGATATGGTAACTATCCTAGAAGCCTTAGCAGATTATGCAGCTATTACTAGAGATGCTGATATGCTAACAGAATATGTCCGTCAAAGGCTATCTAGATATATTACAAAAAAATATGTAGAAAGAAATAAACTTAAAGCAATAACTCTTGATAGTGAATTAGAACAACTAATTATGGAATCAATTAATCAAACTGAAACTGGTTCATATTTATCAATTTCACCAAATAAAGCCCAGAGTATTTTAAATAATATAATTGTAAATATTGAAAAAATGACTTCTATAGGATTACAACCAATTATTTTAACAGCTCCTATTGTACGAATTTATCTAAAAAAATTAACTGAACAAATAACAAAAGACTTAATAGTATTGTCTTATAATGAAATTGATTCCTCTGTGGAAGTTCAATCTATGGGGATGGTGACTATAGTATGAAAATAAAAAGATTTATAGGTAACACAACACAGGAGGCAATGTACAAGCTAAAAAAGGAACTAGGTCCAGAAGCAATAATACTACATACAAGAACAATTAAGCAGCCTGGCTTCCTTGGAATATTTAAAAAAAATTTAGTAGAAGTTGTAGCTGCGGTTGAGGAAAACAACAAAACATATACTCGCAATGCAGAAAGATTGGAAAACAGTTTCAATAATAGCATTAATAACAGTCGTATAGAAAACTCTATAAATATGAAAAATGATTTAGAGATAGAAATAAATAAAATAAAAAGTATGATGGAGTCTTTAGTAAATACTCTAGATATTGGGAAGTCACAACTACCAGATAAGCTATCTAAATATTTGAGACTACTTACTTCTAATGGGGTAAAAGAAGAAATTGCATTTGAAATATTAAATAAAATAAACGATCAAATTAATGTAAGTAATAAGGATAACAAAACAATATATGAAATAATAGCATATAACATAAAAGAATACTTAGGCGAACCTGCTCCAATTAATCATGATGGAAAGCAAAAGATTATTTTCTTCGTTGGACCAACAGGCGTTGGGAAGACAACTACATTAGCAAAAATAGCAGCATATTTTTCTTTGGAAAAAAACTATTCTATAGGCATGATAACATCGGATACATATAGAATAGCAGCAGTAGAGCAACTAAAAATTTATGCAGAAATTATGAAAATTCCTCTTAAAGTTGTATATGAAATAAAGGACTTTTATAAATCCTTGTCGAATTTCAGAGAAGAAGACTTAATACTTGTAGATACAGCCGGTCGAAACCATAAAAATACAGAACAAATGAATGAAATAAAGGAATTAATTGAATCCGTAAACAACAAAGAAGTGCATCTTGTTATAAATGCGGCTACAGATATGAAGACAATTAATGATATATTCGAAAAATACAGCTTTATTGATGATTATAAAGTTATTTTTACCAAGATTGATGAGGCTGATAATTTAGGAAATGTACTTAACGCAAAATATTATTTTAATAATAAAATATCTTATTTGACAAACGGACAAAATGTTCCAGATGACATAGAAGTACCTGATATGGAAAAACTAAGCAGAAAACTGATTGGGGAATTGAAAGATGTATGATCAAGCAGAAAGATTAAGACAAATATTAAAAACTAATGAGAATAGTAATAGGCAAACATCCACTAGAAAAATAACTGATAATACGAGAGTAATAGCTGTTTCAAGTGGTAAAGGAGGAGTAGGTAAAACAAATTTTACTATTAATCTTGCTATTTCACTTAGCAAGCTAGGATATACTGTGGCAGTAATTGATGCAGATATAGGACTTGCTAATATAGACGTATTATTAGGATTATTGCCTAAGGAGAATATAAGCAGTGTTTTAAATAAAAACAAGAATATACTTGAAATCATGACAGATGGACCAGACGGGGTTAAAATAATTGCTGGCGGCTCTGGATTATATGACATATTAAGCCTAAATGCAGAAAACCTTAATTATCTTATTAGCCAACTTAGCCAGCTAGAACAATTATTTGATTTTGTTTTAATAGATACTGGTGCAGGAATTTCAGAAGTTGTTATGAGCTTTGTATCTGCAGCAGATGAAGCAATATTAATAACTACTCCTGAGCCAACTTCATTAACTGACGTATATGCCTTAATAAAGGCTTTAAGAATTAGAGGTTCCAGTTGCAAGCTAAGACTAGTAGTTAATAGAGTAGAAAATCAAAGGGAGGCTATTGACGTATTTGAAAAACTATTCATAGCATCAAAAAAATTTTTAAATACAAGCATAGAAAATTTAGGGTATATAATGAATAGTAAGCTTGTAGTTGAGGCAGTAAAAAATCAAAATCCATTTATTAATCTCTATCCTAATTCCTCTATATCCAAAAATATTAATAGCATTGCAGTAAAGATTATAGGCAGTACAAATAATAATGAAAACAAAAATAGCTTTACAAATTTTTTAAATAAATTTAAAGACTTTTTTTCAAAAAACGATAGTGAATAATTTCAGTTTTACTTATCTTATTACTTCACTAGAAAGGAGGAACAATCCTCAGTGGTAATAGATTCATTACATATTAATGTAGGAGACAAAATACAGATATCTAGAATTGAAAATTCAAAGATAAACCATAGTAGCCAGGTGCTAGATATTTTAAATGAAAAAGAGTATGTAATAGCTGGTCCCATACGCAGAAGCACTATTGTTCATATAAGCATTAATTCCATAATAGAAATAACTTATTATAAAGAAAATAAAGGTAAATTTGTTTTTAAAGCCATTGTAACTGAAAAAATAGAAAAAGGAATATATAAATTAGTTATTAAGAGAATTGGAGATATTAAGAGAATTCAAGATCGCAATTATTTTAGACTAGAATTATCATTAAAGGTAGTTAAAAGATTTGAAACAAAAGAAAACGGTGTAAATACTATTTTAGTTGAAACATGCAAAACGAAGGATATTAGTGGTGGAGGAGTAAGACTATTTTCTAACTATAAACACGAACTTCATGATAAATTATTTCTTACCATTTACATAGATAATAAAGAATTAGACTTTCTTGGAGAAGTTGTAAGAGTTATTGATTCAAGTGGTAATGAATATAAATATGAAATTGGAGTTAAATTTGCAGACGTGATTAGCACAGAAAGAGAAATAATAATTAAATATATATTTGAACAACAGCGAGAACTTAGAAAAAAGGGATTGATTTAAATGACAATTAAAGTAATGGTAGTGGATGACTCAGCTTTTATGAGAAAAATAGTTTCAGATATATTAAAAGAGGATGAAGAAATTGAAATTATAGAAACTGCAAGAAATGGACAAGATGCCCTAGAAAAGCTAAAAAAAATTAATCCAGATGTTATTACATTAGATATTGAGATGCCAATTATGGATGGCATTACAACTTTAAAGGAAATAATAAACAAATACAATATTCCTGTAGTAATGCTTAGCAGTTTAACTGTTGAAGGCGCAGATGCAACCTTAAAAGCTTTAGAAATTGGGGCAGTAGATTTTATTCCCAAACCAACTAATATATTTGGTTTAAATAAAAAAGAAGAAAAAAACAAACTTATAGAAAAAGTTAAAGTTGCATCAAAAATTAGGAAAATTACTAAACCTTCTCTCAAAATTTTAGAACCTACTGTAGCAAATAGAGTCTTGCCTAGCAAAAGGGTAAGCGGAGAAGGGAGCATAATTGCTATAGGGACATCAACAGGCGGACCAAGAGCACTTCAATCTGTAATTCCACAATTGCCAGCTGATATAAATGCTAGCATTTTAGTTGTTCAGCATATGCCCGAAGGATTTACTAGATCCCTAGCAGCTAGATTAAACTCTATGTCTAATATCAATGTAAAAGAAGCAGAGAATAATGATGTTTTAAAGAAGGGGTATTGTTATATAGCTCCAGGTAACTATCATATGATAGTTCATGAGCATAATGGCGATATTATTATAAAATTAAATAAAAGCCTGCCTGTTTCTGGACATAGACCATCAGTAGATGTAATGATGGAATCTGTTGCAAGTATTAGCTCAATGAAGAAAATAGCTGTTATAATGACTGGAATGGGTTCAGACGGAGCGAATGGAATTAAGAAGATTTCTGAAAGCGGTGGTTACACTATAGCACAAGATGAAGAAAGTTGTGTGGTATATGGTATGCCAAAAGCAGCTGTTAATAGTGGCACTATTAACAAGATATTACCATTAAATGAAATCAGTAATGAACTAATAAATGTATTGGGGGTGTAGAATATGGATATGAATCAATATCTGGATATGTTTATCGAGGAATCAAAAGAGCATTTACAATTTATGAATGAGCATCTACTGAACTTGGAAAAAAATCCTGATGATAAAAATCTTATTAATGAGATTTTTAGAATAGCTCATACCTTAAAAGGAATGTCAGGAACAATGGGCTTTAGTAAAATTGCAAGCTTAACACATGAAATGGAGAATATTCTTGATTCAGTTAGAAGTGATAAAATCCATGTGTGCACAGAGCTAGTTGATTTATTATTTACATGCTTTGATATGCTTGACGAGTATATAACAAACATTATTAATTTTGGAGAAGAAGGAGATTTAGATAGTACAAATTTAATTCAGGAGCTAAACAACAAATTGAAAGGTGGAGCAGCTGCATTTTCAAACAGCATACGAAAAGAAGAAAAGGATCGTAATAATATTGATTTAGATGAATATGTAGTCAATACTATAAGAACTGCTAATACTAAAGGATTACATGCATACAACCTAATAATCAAATTAAGTAAAACCTGCTTACTTAAATCTGCCAGAGCTTTTATAATTTTTAACAACTTAGAATCCTTTTCAGAAATAATTCACTCAATCCCTCCAGCAGAAGATATTGAAGATGAAAAATTTGATTTGGAATTTTCACTAACTGTAGTTACTGAAAAGACTAAAGAATATTTGGAAAATGAAATGCTTATGATTTCTGAAATTGAAGAGGTGTATATAAGTGAGATAATTCTTGAAAGCACTGAAAGTGAGGGAGAAACTGCTGCTGCAATTGACTTAAGCATAGAAAACGAAGTAAAAGAAGAAAACCGTATAAGTACTACAAATAATGAGACAAATGTTCAAGATAGGAAAAAAACTACGAATATTATTGGGAAAACCGTCAGAGTTGATATTGACAGATTAGATAACCTAATGAACCTAGTAAGTGAGCTTATCATTATTAAAACTAGACTAGAAGATGGTGGAACTGTTGAAAAGGATAACATGAATGAAGCCATTGAATATTTAGAAAGAATTACAACAAGCCTTCATGATGCTGTAA
This sequence is a window from Proteiniborus ethanoligenes. Protein-coding genes within it:
- a CDS encoding chemotaxis protein CheA → MDMNQYLDMFIEESKEHLQFMNEHLLNLEKNPDDKNLINEIFRIAHTLKGMSGTMGFSKIASLTHEMENILDSVRSDKIHVCTELVDLLFTCFDMLDEYITNIINFGEEGDLDSTNLIQELNNKLKGGAAAFSNSIRKEEKDRNNIDLDEYVVNTIRTANTKGLHAYNLIIKLSKTCLLKSARAFIIFNNLESFSEIIHSIPPAEDIEDEKFDLEFSLTVVTEKTKEYLENEMLMISEIEEVYISEIILESTESEGETAAAIDLSIENEVKEENRISTTNNETNVQDRKKTTNIIGKTVRVDIDRLDNLMNLVSELIIIKTRLEDGGTVEKDNMNEAIEYLERITTSLHDAVMKVRMVPIERVFNRFPRMVRDLAKELGKEVDLEMTGEETEVDRTIIDEIGDPLIHLIRNSLDHGIESPDIRKGIGKSEVGKLKLRAYPDGNNVVIEIEDDGAGINIEKVKNKAVEKGLITLAEAKELADDVAVDLLFKAGFSTADSVSDVSGRGVGLDVVKSKIESINGIVEVETSPHKGSKFSIRLPLTLAIIQALLINIKEEIYAIPLSSIREITPVQSKDIRNVQNHEVVLFRNKTLPIIRLNKVLGIHASESEEEIIMVVVKKGEKEAGLIVDRLIGQQEIVIKSLGRYLLGIPYLAGATILGNGKISLILDINSLL
- the flhF gene encoding flagellar biosynthesis protein FlhF, translated to MKIKRFIGNTTQEAMYKLKKELGPEAIILHTRTIKQPGFLGIFKKNLVEVVAAVEENNKTYTRNAERLENSFNNSINNSRIENSINMKNDLEIEINKIKSMMESLVNTLDIGKSQLPDKLSKYLRLLTSNGVKEEIAFEILNKINDQINVSNKDNKTIYEIIAYNIKEYLGEPAPINHDGKQKIIFFVGPTGVGKTTTLAKIAAYFSLEKNYSIGMITSDTYRIAAVEQLKIYAEIMKIPLKVVYEIKDFYKSLSNFREEDLILVDTAGRNHKNTEQMNEIKELIESVNNKEVHLVINAATDMKTINDIFEKYSFIDDYKVIFTKIDEADNLGNVLNAKYYFNNKISYLTNGQNVPDDIEVPDMEKLSRKLIGELKDV
- the flhA gene encoding flagellar biosynthesis protein FlhA — encoded protein: MKRGDVSVAIAVIAIILIIIIPIPMWSLDILLSFNISLALLILLISMYTKDALQFSIFPTLLLITTLYRLSLNISTTRYILSEGQAGDVIEAFGNFVIQGNVFVGLIIFLIIVVINFLVITKGAERVAEVAARFTLDAMPGKQMAIDADLNSGLITEQDAKIRRKEIQQQADFYGAMDGASKFVKGDAIAGIVVTLINITGGLIIGVLVNKMPMGEALVRYTLLTVGDGLVSQIPALLISTATGIVVTRAASESNLGQDVLAQLFGNNPKLMYIIGGVLLFLGIVTPLPWPPYVILGVTFIFVGYSMNSSKKKKETEEIEVSQTAEIEEIRKPENVMTLLKVEDIELEFGYGIIPLADINQGGDLLDRIVMIRRQIAIELGMVVPMVRLRDNIQLNPNEYVIKIKGVEIAKGEVLFDHFLAMDPGTAQGDIIGIDTIEPAFGLPAKWVTDHEREKAEILGYTVVDPPSIIATHLTEIIKRNASELLSRQDVKALVDNVKEEHPALVEELVPKLLSIGEIQKVLINLLREQVSIRDMVTILEALADYAAITRDADMLTEYVRQRLSRYITKKYVERNKLKAITLDSELEQLIMESINQTETGSYLSISPNKAQSILNNIIVNIEKMTSIGLQPIILTAPIVRIYLKKLTEQITKDLIVLSYNEIDSSVEVQSMGMVTIV
- a CDS encoding transposase, with product MRSKNTRYPEEFKRQIVKEVEEVGNATLVARKHDIVPGTVTRWVRESKEANKTNNPLNIDYSTNSSLDKENEQLKKLLGEKDLEIAILKDLLKKT
- a CDS encoding protein-glutamate methylesterase/protein-glutamine glutaminase → MTIKVMVVDDSAFMRKIVSDILKEDEEIEIIETARNGQDALEKLKKINPDVITLDIEMPIMDGITTLKEIINKYNIPVVMLSSLTVEGADATLKALEIGAVDFIPKPTNIFGLNKKEEKNKLIEKVKVASKIRKITKPSLKILEPTVANRVLPSKRVSGEGSIIAIGTSTGGPRALQSVIPQLPADINASILVVQHMPEGFTRSLAARLNSMSNINVKEAENNDVLKKGYCYIAPGNYHMIVHEHNGDIIIKLNKSLPVSGHRPSVDVMMESVASISSMKKIAVIMTGMGSDGANGIKKISESGGYTIAQDEESCVVYGMPKAAVNSGTINKILPLNEISNELINVLGV
- a CDS encoding MinD/ParA family protein; the encoded protein is MYDQAERLRQILKTNENSNRQTSTRKITDNTRVIAVSSGKGGVGKTNFTINLAISLSKLGYTVAVIDADIGLANIDVLLGLLPKENISSVLNKNKNILEIMTDGPDGVKIIAGGSGLYDILSLNAENLNYLISQLSQLEQLFDFVLIDTGAGISEVVMSFVSAADEAILITTPEPTSLTDVYALIKALRIRGSSCKLRLVVNRVENQREAIDVFEKLFIASKKFLNTSIENLGYIMNSKLVVEAVKNQNPFINLYPNSSISKNINSIAVKIIGSTNNNENKNSFTNFLNKFKDFFSKNDSE
- a CDS encoding flagellar brake protein, with amino-acid sequence MVIDSLHINVGDKIQISRIENSKINHSSQVLDILNEKEYVIAGPIRRSTIVHISINSIIEITYYKENKGKFVFKAIVTEKIEKGIYKLVIKRIGDIKRIQDRNYFRLELSLKVVKRFETKENGVNTILVETCKTKDISGGGVRLFSNYKHELHDKLFLTIYIDNKELDFLGEVVRVIDSSGNEYKYEIGVKFADVISTEREIIIKYIFEQQRELRKKGLI